In Bactrocera oleae isolate idBacOlea1 chromosome 5, idBacOlea1, whole genome shotgun sequence, a genomic segment contains:
- the LOC106626148 gene encoding uncharacterized protein: MSYQIKSTPFFRRMVSTSKKNGQLQRLKEEYERIKDFNDRTIEMKMRQVRLKRLFREIEEIKESSSQWKRRRVAPIDRLRTNEEIRVENLVKAKELGKEYSKMNALVDRCSSRLDAVASGAAVGSISSRLELERKARSDKRISYGNDRSRMNIQKISTTQRKSNTKTLISAEQELKELKDKLKNRLQFGNSCSSRNLSRKLKKDGHRKATEGKSLIEFGKLTEHETLQCKYTRDAGGLEMPSMAFNDTSRHTKTFEDMHTIRALDNSKMSDLSPKNDENRRIRARQRWHKLALLVRHRFDTFLRRNAPPPLRDNSETGSEEYSLRAISNDTDLPLSQLRNKASPPNSEAELQPGEVLLSVESLDPLESQPLTDPSTLTAGNSLCDEASNAADERRKVQTYVKILEPFLRDAGKKAVELSVEELRSIFEHRSAE, encoded by the coding sequence ATGTCGTATCAAATAAAATCGACACCATTTTTTCGACGGATGGTTAGTACAAGTAAAAAGAATGGCCAATTGCAGCGCTTAAAGGAGGAATACGAGCGCATCAAAGATTTCAACGACCGCACGATTGAAATGAAAATGCGACAAGTGCGCCTGAAGCGTCTGTTTCGCGAAATCGAAGAGATCAAAGAGTCATCGTCGCAATGGAAACGACGACGTGTGGCTCCCATAGATCGCCTGCGTACGAACGAGGAGATACGCGTCGAGAACTTGGTGAAGGCCAAAGAGCTTGGCAAAGAGTATTCGAAAATGAATGCATTGGTTGATCGTTGTTCGTCGCGTCTCGATGCTGTGGCATCGGGTGCCGCCGTCGGCAGTATATCATCGCGCTTAGAATTGGAACGTAAAGCGCGTTCGGATAAACGCATCAGTTACGGTAACGATCGTTCACGtatgaatatacaaaaaatcTCAACAACTCAACGTAAATCAAATACTAAGACCTTGATCAGCGCGGAGCAAGAACTCAAGGAGTTGAAAGATAAACTCAAGAATCGCCTTCAATTCGGTAATTCGTGTTCCAGTCGCAATCTATctagaaaacttaaaaaagatGGCCACCGTAAGGCCACTGAAGGTAAATCCTTGATCGAATTTGGCAAACTTACGGAACATGAGACATTGCAATGCAAGTACACACGTGATGCTGGCGGCCTAGAAATGCCATCGATGGCATTTAACGACACATCGCGCCATACTAAGACCTTTGAAGATATGCATACAATTCGTGCGCTTGATAATTCCAAAATGTCGGACTTGTCGCCCAAAAATGATGAGAATCGACGTATACGTGCGAGACAACGTTGGCACAAACTAGCGCTACTAGTGCGTCATCGTTTCGATACTTTCTTAAGACGTAATGCGCCACCGCCATTACGTGATAACAGCGAAACCGGTTCGGAGGAATATTCGTTGCGCGCAATATCGAATGACACTGATTTACCGCTTAGCCAGTTGCGTAACAAAGCTTCGCCACCGAATTCCGAAGCCGAGCTTCAACCCGGTGAAGTACTATTAAGCGTTGAATCGCTCGATCCATTGGAGTCGCAACCGCTGACGGACCCCAGTACACTTACGGCAGGTAATTCCTTATGTGACGAGGCTAGCAATGCAGCAGACGAACGTCGCAAAGTGCAGACATATGTGAAAATATTGGAACCGTTTTTACGCGACGCCGGCAAGAAGGCTGTAGAGCTTAGTGTTGAGGAGCTCCGTAGCATTTTCGAACATCGCAGCGCAGAGTAG